A stretch of Prionailurus bengalensis isolate Pbe53 chromosome E4, Fcat_Pben_1.1_paternal_pri, whole genome shotgun sequence DNA encodes these proteins:
- the SPATA45 gene encoding spermatogenesis-associated protein 45 — protein MTSKNRTNDIIKKLKASKKHLLEEINEKRDSNCFVERSNQVSLLRVQKRHFSGAYQSFTHTQIKEPVPDSGRSSWVTLSLLVHTEKKHFPAKNNAIFG, from the exons ATGACCTCTAAAAACAGAACCAATGACatcattaaaaaacttaaagctAGCAAAAAACATCTCCTGGAGGAGATAAACGAAAAGCGTGACTCCAACTGCTTTGTGGAAAGAAGCAATCAAGTCAGTTTATTGAGAGTTCAAAAGAGGCATTTCAGTGGTGCCTACCAGTCCTTTACTCACACCCAAATCAAAGAACCCGTTCCTGACAGTGGCAGGAGCTCCTGGGTCACACTGAGTCTCCTTGTTCACACCGAGAAAAAGCACTTTCCTGCAAAAA ataatgcCATATTTGGATAA